One window of the Blastocatellia bacterium genome contains the following:
- the tilS gene encoding tRNA lysidine(34) synthetase TilS: MALDRAALLAKVRATITRYGMLEDGDLIVVAVSGGPDSVALLHLLNELRDSAYPHLRLHVAHLNHQLRGEEADADEAFVQQLAERLDLPFTSERQDVRALAQAEGRNLEEVAREVRYAFLRRVAAEVGARRIATGHTLTDQAETFLMRLLRGAGIEGLSGIHPIVDDLIIRPLLAVRREETRAYCEALGIPYRVDRSNLELERWRNRVRQELLPRLLALNPRALEAIGRAAERLRVDETYFDEILGNVFPDAVISYERDMIRLSVEKLRALHPALRARALREAIRQLCGHTRRVTSQHVEALDQLLEPGKSGRRVLLPAAVIAWREFDALTFMRRPQRPQPYWRELRPSEPIEVAGFVIRWERGRTEAPPSSDRIVVLDDERVPERLAVRSRRPGDRYVPVGRRRPLKLKTLMWAHRIPVSERDRWPLVVTADEDRIVCAPALPVAAEFAVHSETQRLAVIRFERGRE, translated from the coding sequence ATCACGCGATATGGGATGCTGGAGGATGGGGACTTAATTGTCGTCGCTGTCTCCGGCGGACCCGACTCGGTCGCCTTGCTCCATCTGTTGAATGAGCTTCGAGATTCGGCCTATCCTCATCTGCGCTTGCATGTCGCGCATCTCAATCATCAGTTGCGGGGCGAAGAGGCGGATGCCGATGAAGCCTTCGTGCAGCAATTGGCCGAGCGACTCGATCTCCCATTCACAAGTGAGCGTCAGGATGTGCGGGCGCTCGCGCAAGCAGAGGGGCGGAACTTGGAAGAAGTGGCGCGCGAAGTCAGATACGCTTTCCTGCGCCGCGTGGCCGCCGAGGTGGGAGCGCGCCGCATCGCCACTGGTCATACGCTCACGGATCAGGCGGAGACGTTCCTCATGCGCTTGCTGCGGGGAGCCGGCATCGAAGGATTGAGCGGCATTCATCCCATCGTGGATGATCTCATCATTCGTCCGCTTCTGGCTGTGCGGCGCGAGGAGACGCGCGCTTATTGCGAGGCGTTGGGGATCCCCTATCGCGTGGATCGTTCGAATCTGGAGCTGGAGCGATGGCGCAATCGGGTGCGGCAGGAGCTTCTGCCTCGGCTCTTGGCGTTGAATCCTCGGGCTTTGGAAGCCATCGGGCGCGCGGCCGAACGACTGCGCGTGGACGAGACCTATTTCGATGAGATTCTCGGCAACGTGTTCCCCGACGCAGTCATCTCATATGAGCGCGACATGATTCGCCTCTCAGTGGAGAAGTTGCGAGCACTCCATCCGGCGCTTCGCGCACGGGCGTTGCGCGAGGCCATCCGGCAATTGTGCGGGCACACGCGGCGGGTGACGAGTCAGCATGTGGAGGCATTGGACCAATTATTGGAACCGGGGAAGAGCGGGCGTCGCGTCCTCCTGCCCGCCGCGGTGATCGCTTGGCGCGAATTCGACGCGCTCACATTCATGCGTCGGCCGCAGCGGCCGCAGCCTTATTGGAGGGAGTTGCGCCCGAGCGAACCGATTGAGGTCGCGGGCTTCGTGATTCGATGGGAGCGGGGGCGGACGGAGGCACCGCCATCTTCTGATCGGATCGTGGTGCTCGACGATGAGCGTGTGCCCGAACGTCTGGCCGTACGCTCGCGTCGACCTGGGGATCGATACGTTCCGGTCGGGCGGCGGCGACCGCTCAAGCTCAAGACGCTCATGTGGGCGCATCGCATTCCGGTCTCGGAGCGCGATCGCTGGCCGCTGGTCGTCACCGCTGATGAAGATCGCATCGTGTGCGCGCCGGCGCTTCCCGTGGCGGCGGAATTCGCCGTTCACTCCGAGACGCAGCGCCTGGCCGTGATTCGCTTCGAGCGTGGCCGAGAGTGA